A single genomic interval of Zingiber officinale cultivar Zhangliang chromosome 4A, Zo_v1.1, whole genome shotgun sequence harbors:
- the LOC121969073 gene encoding CST complex subunit STN1-like: MNWFQAIHVKLLATDFLSLTVHNPPNYAPTFLRRGMKVWRVETVGVVVSKERTGDYLKFFVDDGTGCIPCILDVTDRSHLGLAAEVETEIALREAATVELGKLVRVRGMIMLGEEDGLHLKVRDVVVERDPNMEALHWMDCIRLARTCYDRVARPKTPALALPSYDMQASMTVSIVSC; the protein is encoded by the coding sequence ATGAACTGGTTTCAAGCCATCCATGTCAAGCTTCTAGCAACAGACTTCCTCTCCCTCACTGTACACAACCCCCCTAACTATGCTCCTACCTTTTTAAGGAGAGGTATGAAAGTTTGGCGAGTAGAGACGGTTGGTGTCGTGGTCAGCAAGGAGCGCACCGGCGACTATCTCAAGTTCTTTGTCGACGATGGGACCGGATGTATACCATGCATCCTCGACGTCACTGACCGTTCGCATTTGGGCCTCGCTGCTGAAGTGGAGACAGAGATTGCTCTCAGGGAGGCTGCGACTGTGGAGCTGGGGAAGTTAGTGCGAGTCCGAGGCATGATCATGCTGGGGGAGGAGGATGGACTGCATCTTAAGGTGAGGGATGTGGTGGTAGAACGCGATCCCAATATGGAGGCACTGCACTGGATGGATTGCATCCGCTTGGCGAGGACTTGTTATGATCGTGTTGCACGACCCAAAACGCCGGCTCTTGCTCTTCCATCGTATGATATGCAAGCTTCTATGACCGTCAGTATTGTATCGTGTTAG